Genomic DNA from Pseudomonas helmanticensis:
CGTGGCGTGCACAGCCAATTGCTCGATCTGGACATTCCGCTGTCGTTTCTCAGCGTGCGCGAAGTATTGAAGCGTTTGTGCGCCGAAGGCGTGATCACCATCAACGCCGACAAGAGCTACAGCCTGCACCCGCAGGCTGCTGCGATTCTCGACAACGAGTGATGCATCAAGCAGTCGCCGTCAGGGTTTGACCTTGCGGCGCATCACGGCGTTGATCACTACCACGACCACCGCCACACCGATGGCGATGTACTGGAACATTTTCTCACTGATCGCCCCGGTGTTTTGCAGCCAGGACAGGCCGAGCATGATTGCCAGCACCATGAGGGCGATCAGAATCGAGTATTTCAAGCGTTGCGACTGAGTCATTGCAGGTTCCTGAAGCGTTGGAATGTATCCGGTTTGTATCCGTTAACATGCCAGGCACATACCTTGTTTCGGGGATGCGCGGCAATTGCCGGAGTCTCATGTTACAGCCGCTGAAGAGTTTTGGCTTCATGGCGGCGTAACCATGAGGATTGTAGAAATGTTCCGTCGAATCGCCTGGCTGATTCCCCTGCTTGCCGTGCTGACCTTGAGTGGTTGCATCATATTTCCCCACGGCGGGTGGCACGATGACCACCATCGCTACTATGGCGGTGGCCCCGGCTACTACCATCGATAGAACAGGATTGTTCGCCCCGCTGGATGATGGCTGATCCCGTAGATTCAACAGCAAAAAATGCCCGCCTTCTGGTGGGCATTTTTTTTGCCTCAAGTTATCTCAAAGCCCCGCCAGCCAGCGCTCAGAGCGCATCGAAACAACCCGCTACTTTTTGAAATTTCCTGTCTACGCAGACCGTTAGCACGCCCAGCCAAGCCCCAATAGGCTATGCAGCAGGTTTTTGACAAAAGAGACAGGATGTCATGCAGAGAACACTCATCGCCCTTGGACCGGTAAAAATCATTGGATTTTGCTTGGCCATAACCCTCTTCGAACTTCTGACCTACATGGCCAGCGACATGATCATGCCGGCCATGCTCAGCGTGGTTAAGGAGTTCGAAGCAGACGCACGTCATGTGCCAAATGCATTCAATCTTTATCTGATCGGCGGGGTCTGTCTGCAATGGCTGATCGGGCCTTTATCCGATCGTTATGGACGACGACGTTTGTTGTTGATCGGCTGCGCACTGTTTGCTCTAGCCAGTTCGGCAGCCATAGCGACACGCTCGATCGAAGCATTCAATGTATTGCGCCTGATACAAGGCATGGGCCTGGGCTTTGTCGTCGCCGTCAGCTATCCGGCATTGCAGGAAGTTTTCCGCGAGGCCGATGCCGTACGCCTCATGGCGCTGCTCGGCAACGTTGCATTGCTGTCTCCGTTGCTTGCGCCACTGTTGGGCAGCCTGTTGCTGGAATGGCTGAGTTGGCGACAGCTGTTTCTCGGCCTCGGGTTTGCCGCAGCGCTGGCCTGGCTGCTATTGCTGATGTGCATGCCGGAAACCATCGGTGTACTGCGCAATGACGGCAAACATCTGCCGCCGACGCCGCTGTCTTTCAGGCAGATCTTGCGACGCTACGCAGCGCTACTGGGTAACCGCACCTTCCTTTGCGCAAGCCTTGCGCTGGGGTTCATGAGTTTGCCGCTGATCGCCTGGATCGGCCTTGCCCCCTTGTTGTTGATGCAATGGCAAGGCTTGTCTGCCGTGGAATATGGCCTGTGGCAGATACCGGTATTTGCCGCCGTGATTGTCGGCAACCTTCTCCTTGATCGACTGCTGCCCACCCACGCACTGCCGCGTTTGATTGGTCTGGCGCTGTGGCCTTACTGCCTTGGATTGCTGGCCCTGCTCTGTTCGATGCTGACCGATGAATCGGTGCCGATGCTGGTCGCAGCGCTGGCGATGTATGCGGTCGGCCTGGGTATGAGCAATGCGGTGCTGTATCGAATCGCCCTGTTTGCCAGCGAGGACAGCAAAGGTCTGGTGTCCGCCATGATCGGCATGCTTTCGATTGCTGTCATGGGCGCTGGCGGCTGGCTGATTGCGACGCTTGGAGGTGGCACCAGCCTCAAACTTTTTAGCTTGTGGGCCGCTTTCGGCGGCCTGTTGTGCCTGCCCCCCTTGCAGCGTGTTCTGCGCACCTGACCGGGTGCGTTCCCCCCTGTCCCCTCTCGATGATGGATATTGATGATTAATCACTTCCCCCTGGGCGATGCGCTTTGTGCGTTGCCGCAGCCCTATTGCGCCGATTCCGTGCCGGCCGGTCTGTTCGACCGGGCGATGGCCGAAATCAGTCACTTTCATTGTCAGCAGACACCGGGCTATCGGCATTGGCTGAATGCCAACGGTTTAAAGGAAAGCGACCTCGACAGTCTTGAAGACTGGTCGCGCTTGCCAGCGATCTTCGCCAACTTCTTCAAGCAACAATTGCTGCTCAGCTCAACGGGCGAAAACGCGCTGGAGCTGACGTCCTCCGGCACCAGCGGCCAGAAAAGCCGCATGCGCTATGACGAACGCAGCATTGCCGGTGCGCAATACATGGTTGAGCGAATTTTTCAGCATTACGGCTGGAACACACCGGACACGCCGTGCAACTACCTGCTGTTGAGCTATGAACCGCAGGGGCAAATCAGCCTGGGAACCTCATACACCGACCAGTTCCTGTGTCGCTTTGCCAAGGCCAACCGTGTCGCCTATGCCTTGCGCAACACTGGCGATGGTCATCAGTTCGACGTGTTCGGGGTGATCGCCGCTTTGCAGTCGTTCGCCGAAGAGGGTATGCCGGTGCGCATTTTCGGTTTCCCCGCATTCCTCTGGCAGTCCCTCGAGCACATGCAGGCAACCACCGTGAAAGACCTGCAATTGCCATCAGGCTCGCTGGCATTTTTTGGTGGCGGCTGGAAAACCCGCGCCCGCGAGGAAATCCCCAAGGCGCAGTTGTATGCACGCATCCACCAGCAATTGGGCATCGATACCACGGATTGCCGTGATGGCTATGGCGCTGTCGAGCATGCGGTGCCGTATGTCGAATGCAGTCACCACCACTTCCATGTGCCGGTATATGCCAAGGCCTATGTGCGCGATCCGGCGGACTTGCGCGTGCTGCCCTTTGGCCAACGTGGCCTGCTCGGATTCGTCTCGCCCTATATCTCGTCAAGCCCCGCCCATGCGGTGGTCATGAGCGATCTCGCCACCCTGCATACCGGTACAACCTGCGGATGCGGATTGAGCGCCGACTGGTTCGAACTGCATGGCCGTGCCGGCACCACTGCCAGCAGAAGTTGCGCAATGGCTGCGGCCGAATTGCTCGGAGAGCATTGATATGTATTTGATCAACGGACAACTGCACGCCGATTACCCTGTCGACACGGCCCTGGAACAATTGCACCAGGCGCTGCCACAACATCTGGCGAGCCCGCTGCACAGCCGCACAGTGATTCACGCGGCGGCGCGTTTTGCCGAACAATTGCGCAGCGGCGATAGCAACGTAGTGCTGGATGAAGATCAGCGCCAGGCTTTGATCGGGTTTTGCCAGCCGCAGGCGCTGCAAAGCAAACTTGAACGCGAGCTCGGCGATCAACCCGGTTCTCTGCGACGCCTCGATTACACGCAAGCGCGCTTCGAGAACTGGAGTCCGCTCGGACTGGTTGTGCACATCACCCCGGCGAATGCACCCATGCTGGCGTTCTGTGCAGTTGTGGAGAGCCTGCTGGCCGGCAACATCAACTGGCTACGCCCCAGCAGCAGCGATCAAGGCCTGACTGCCCGCTTGCTCAGCGCACTGCTGCAATGCGATCCAAGCGGTCAGTTGGGTCACTACCTCGCCGTGTTGCCGGTAGCAACCACGCAAATCGCTCAATTGTGCAAACGGGCCAATGGTGTTGCCGCGTGGGGTGGCGCTGCGGCGCTGCAGGCGATTCGTCAACACCTGCCTTCCGGGTGCCGCTGGATCGACTGGGGACATCGCATAAGTTTCGTCTACATGACCCCCGATTCGGTTTCCGCAGAAGCGCTGGATGCCATCGTCGACGAAGTCTGCCGCCTCGATCAGCAGGCGTGTTCGAGCCCCCAATGGTTATTGGTCGACAGTGACGAGCCGGGCGTTCTCAAGCAAATCGGTGCGGCGCTGGCAGATGCGTTCGGTCGTCGAGCCGAACGCTGGCCAGCGTTGCTGCCGACGCTGCAGGAAGCCTCGGAAATCACCAGCCGGGTGGCGATGACTCGACTCGGCCAGAGTTTTTCCGGATTGACCGCCGAGGTCTGGAGTGC
This window encodes:
- a CDS encoding MFS transporter, yielding MQRTLIALGPVKIIGFCLAITLFELLTYMASDMIMPAMLSVVKEFEADARHVPNAFNLYLIGGVCLQWLIGPLSDRYGRRRLLLIGCALFALASSAAIATRSIEAFNVLRLIQGMGLGFVVAVSYPALQEVFREADAVRLMALLGNVALLSPLLAPLLGSLLLEWLSWRQLFLGLGFAAALAWLLLLMCMPETIGVLRNDGKHLPPTPLSFRQILRRYAALLGNRTFLCASLALGFMSLPLIAWIGLAPLLLMQWQGLSAVEYGLWQIPVFAAVIVGNLLLDRLLPTHALPRLIGLALWPYCLGLLALLCSMLTDESVPMLVAALAMYAVGLGMSNAVLYRIALFASEDSKGLVSAMIGMLSIAVMGAGGWLIATLGGGTSLKLFSLWAAFGGLLCLPPLQRVLRT
- a CDS encoding acyl-protein synthase is translated as MNHFPLGDALCALPQPYCADSVPAGLFDRAMAEISHFHCQQTPGYRHWLNANGLKESDLDSLEDWSRLPAIFANFFKQQLLLSSTGENALELTSSGTSGQKSRMRYDERSIAGAQYMVERIFQHYGWNTPDTPCNYLLLSYEPQGQISLGTSYTDQFLCRFAKANRVAYALRNTGDGHQFDVFGVIAALQSFAEEGMPVRIFGFPAFLWQSLEHMQATTVKDLQLPSGSLAFFGGGWKTRAREEIPKAQLYARIHQQLGIDTTDCRDGYGAVEHAVPYVECSHHHFHVPVYAKAYVRDPADLRVLPFGQRGLLGFVSPYISSSPAHAVVMSDLATLHTGTTCGCGLSADWFELHGRAGTTASRSCAMAAAELLGEH